One Camelus ferus isolate YT-003-E chromosome 19, BCGSAC_Cfer_1.0, whole genome shotgun sequence genomic window, CCCTACCCTGAGATCCCAGGAagggctgccccagcccctccacctccttcatTGGTCTCCCAGCCCAGACTGATGGAATGGTGGGGAGGGACAATGCAGACAGAATCTATCAGTGACAGAATCAAAGGATTCTTCTTTTGAGGAGGCAACAAGGACCCTCGGAGACCCAAACACTGGGCTCAGATTGGGTGCCTTGCATTCCCCAAGAGCTGCACTCTGAAACGGCTACAATTGCTgcgccccttccctccccaacaccCCTCACTTCAGTTCCCCCAGGACCCAGTCCACCATCCCTGTGTCTACCCCCCAGGAAGGTTCTGAACAAGCTGAACTTCTCAGTACCAGAGGATGTGATGCGTAAGATCGCACAGTGTGCCCCGGGCATGGTGGAGCTGGTGCTTATTCCACTGAGGCAGCgcctggaggagaggcagaggcgCAGGAAGCAGGGCGCTAGCTCCTTACAGGTGCCATCCCACTCAGCTTCTCACATTGTTCTGGTGGAGCTTCCCAGGCAGCAGAAAGCCCTGCCTTGATGATAAGTGTGGGAGAAGGGTGCCTGGTCTGGGAGCTCCTTGGAGGTGGCAGCCTGAGCTCACAGCAGACCCTGGGGGTTCTTTCAGGAGCTGGCTCCCCAGGATGGCACTGAATACATGGACGTGGGTAAAGTggcctctccttttcttccctcccatgAGGAGTTttcctcctgtccttccttcctatgggcaggggtaggggtgggtgggaagggggaagaCAGGAAAATAGGATTCCAGCAGGGTTACTTCTCCACTTGCCTTTTCTCAGGTTTGTCCCAGAAGGCCGGAGGGGAAGCTGCCCTGGACCCCCAGGGAAGGGGCCAGCTCAGGTAAAGAAGCTGGGAGTTCTGACCTCTCCAGGCCTGGTAATCTCCCCATGCAGCCTGGGAGGTGAGGGTGAAAATGTAGGAAAGTCAGGGACAGGTGGGAGAAGgtaaggagggaagggaaggcctGGCCAAggaagggtgagggtggggcccgAGGTCCAAGCCTCTGCTAAGCTACCTCTCACCCCAGGGTGGACCATCAGCCTGCACCCCGGCCTCCGGGGTATAGTCAGGCGCTGCAGGGCGACCCAAGCTTCATCCTCCAGATCGCTGAGAAAGAGCAGGAGCTGTTGGCCTCACAGGAGACCGTGCAGGTGAGGACACACTGGGAAGGTGCCGGGGGATTGGGGCCTGGAGAGGCACGGGGCAGGGCGTTGGGCTTGACCTCTGCGCGGCTTGGCCCAGGTGCTGCAGATGAAAGTGAAACGCTTGGAGCACCTGCTCCAGCTCAAGAACGTGCGCATTCGAAGACCTCTCCAGGCGGCTCCAGCAGGCGGAGCGTAAGCAGTGGTGAGCAGAGGCCACAGTGCGTGGGCACGCCCCAGTATCCGCCGGAGCCCAGATGCCAACGCACCCACTGACAGACTAATGAATGGGCGGGCGGAGCCAGCAACTCCAATGAGCCTGGGACAGGAGCGCCCCCTCCCTTGGGGTGTGGGTGAGCGTTGGGGGCAGTGGGACAGGAACCCCCCACAGCTGAGCCCTGGGACTGAGCCACCTCCTTACACTCCATCCGAGTTAGGAGACTGGACCACTTTCCAGAACCCAGAAGCCACATGCAGAGACCTGGCCTGCACCCCAAAGCAGTGCCCAACACCAGGGGCTGTACTTTGGTGCTTCCTGTGCTGGGCCTTGGGGAGTGGTCCCCCAGCTTGGCCCACACCCCTAGAACCAGGTCCCCGCCTTGCTCTGAAGACAGCGGCAGCTCCATCCAGGCTAGTCCTCTGTCTGCTGGGCAATGGGGAAAGCTGCCTCAGATAGCTGAGGGGCTTCCTTGCCCATCCTGGGCACTCACCTGGGACCCATCTAGAGGCTGGAGAACACAGCAACTGGAGAAGAAGGGGTGAGGAGTGAGCTCAGCCAGGAGTGGGGAAGACATGGGCTATGCCTGTTCTAGTAGCCCTCCCTCCCATGGGTACATGTTGAGAATGTTTGGGGGACATGGGACAGGGTTGCCTCCATTAAAGGTGTGCTCTCCTTCCCGTGCCTGcattctctctctgcctgggtccctgaaGGCAGCAAGTTCCTGTCCCTCTTGTACTGCCCCCTCACCCCTTGAGTGAAAGGGCCTTTTGGGCCCAGAGTGGGTCTTACCTTATGGATGACTGGGCCAGATGGCCACTGCTTGGTAGGTTGATGATACAACCAGGGGTTAGGTCTTGTGCACCAGGACAGCCTGGCTTCTAACTCTGGCCTTAGACTGACCCCCAAGCCTACCTTCACAGGGTCCTCCAACCCTGTCCAAACCCAAGCTTCAGATTCTCCCATAAATATAGCCACACAGGCACTCTCAACCCTGCTTATGGACTCACCCCTAAATCTGTCCTCTGTATGATTCACAGCCCTCCCACGGACTGATCCCAGGTTCTGTGGATCAAGGCCAAGCTTGACTCCCAATCCCAACCAAGATACCATGGCCTTGGTGTGACCCTAATTCTGATCATCTACTGACTTCAATACTGAACATTTGAAAATCCTGACACCCCTCATCTAGACCTAGGCATACACTCAGCATACCCAGGAGAAACTTAATCTCTTGGGTTCTGTATTCTGGGACACATGTAcagcaatgttcatagcaacactctTTGCAAtagcaaaagaactgaaaagaacatgtattagttatctattactgtgtaacaaattaccacaaacttagtggcttgaaacagcacacatttcatattttctgtggGTTGAGTCCAAAcatggcttagctgggtcctctgcttcagGGTTTCTCACGAGGATGCAATCAGTGTTGGGCAAagctgtggtctcatctgaaaGCCTGACTGGGGAAGGACTGACTTCCAAGTTCACTTGGCTATTGATAGTTAAGTTCTTTGTGGCTGTTGAACTGGGGTCTTTAGCTTTTGCTGGTTATTGGCTGGTGGCTGCCCTCATTTCCTTGCCACATTGTGGCCATCTCCAGTATAGCAGCTAGTTTCATTAAGCCAACAAGATCGAAGTTACAATCTTATCTAATATAATCACAGGAGTGATAATCCACATTTGTGGTATTCCATTTATTAAAAGTAAGTCAGCCCATGTTCAAAGGGAGAGGTACTCGTgagtgtgaataccaggaggcagggatcaccAGGAGCCATTTTAGAAGCTAACAGCCATGAGGatgaaaatacaatgaaaggATAAAACCTAAGATAGTTGTTACTTCCGAGAAAGCAGAGAGCTTATTCATTCTAGtgttggacacttgggttgtttccagtttggggctattacaaatggTGCATGTCATATGCATGTCTTTTGGTGCATAACTAAGAGTGAAATTTTGGGGTCACAGGGTTGGAATTTATCAGCTTTGTTAGATATTGCCAAGCAGTTTTCCAATGAGGTTatagttctttaatttttgttaaagagAATGGAGTCCAGAAAACCATGTGTTTGGAGTGGATGCTTAACATATGCTCAATCTGTTCTCCTAATCTGGAGTTGCTCATATTTCCTCCACATATCACCCATCTCCACTGAGCCTGTGGCTTCCCTCAGTCGTCTGGCTCTGGTAGATCCATTTGCACAGGAAGTCCCAGGGCCTGATGTCAGCTCCCCCACCCTTCTTGCTACACAGGCCTATTGGGATTCGATGGCAGCCATGTACCTCCTAGCCTGACTTCCTCCTGTCCTGAAAAGTCTCATTTCCTCCTGGAGGCTTCTGGAACCATCTGCACTTATACTATGGCTTTGGGGCCTTCCCTGGGAGCCTGTAGTATCCTCAGGGGCATGGAAAGCTCTGTATTGCAGGTCCTCCTGGCCAGTCAGCCAGACAGTCCAGTGCctgggagtgtggggagggtttGGCAGGCAAAGGAGACCATAGTTCTTTTTGTGTGGTGTATGTCTCACCCTAAACTGTGAGTGCCTTTAACTCCAGAGCCTAGCACGGTAACTTCCTCATCATatatacttagtaaatatttattgaaaggaGTTGGCCCTAGGCAGTGCACAGTTAGTAGCTAGTCCATGTGTTTGAAAGAGCCCATACCAGAAGGTGTctagaaagacataaaaaaggCAGGCCTTAACCTGGCCCAGAAGGAAGAGTGAGTTTTGCCTAGGGAAGGAGACTGGGAGGGGCATTCTAAGTGGGGAGGTAGCATAAGGAGGGTATCAAATGTCTGCATAGACTaagaaggtaaaataaatgtgagaaaacaGGGATCGGTGAGGACTATCGTAAATTGATGTGCCAGCCTTTGATAACTAGACTGGAATTCAGTCCATGTTGTTAGATCTTCTGATACTTCAAAAGAGGAATAAgaggatgaggaagtggaggaggagtaagaagaattagaatttttgttttgtgttgcctggtgtgtgtttgttttaacttactggggattaaacccaggaccttgtgcatgttaagcatgcactctaccactgagctacagccaCCCCTCatgaatcagaattttaaaaagccccATGTGGGCTAAACAAAATACATCTGAAGCCTACTTTGGGCACACTGTGTGCCAACTTTAGACCTTGAATAGAATAGACATGGGAATACAACTGTGGGGGAGGCATAGTGGGGTGCATGGAATGGTGGGGTTGGGTAGTGAGAAAGCATTTGGCAACAGTGGATGTGCTGGGATCAGAATGTGTAAATCTCCCAATGACCACGTGCGATGGAGGATAGTATCTCAAACGCTAGAGTGTGCACCCATCACAAAATGATGCTAAAAAGTTTGAGGCTTTGCTGGAGACAGTCCCAGATCACGCCGCTTTGGAGCAGGGGAGGTTGAGATAGAAACAACAGCTCAGTAAGGTTAATTTGCCAGCAGTGTGTAGACCAGAGACCAGAAGTTAGGGGCCACCAGGGATCCAGCGGAGGGTAGGAGCCTTGGGGGGTCCCCAAAACCTGCCTCCCCGGTCTTTCTGAAAGGAAGCTGGCCCTCAGTCCCCCATACTATCTTCACCCCTAGTTAACGTTGGAAGGACGGAGCCATGCTCCGAACCATTCCCCGCAGGTACTTGAGGGACCTGTTCCAGCTAACGAGAtgggaagggttttttttttgtttgtttgtttgttttttaaggaccAGCAGGCGGAGCAGCGGCTAGAACCCTTAAGACCCAAGGGCCACGTTTTTCGCTCCCAGGCTCTGTGCAGGCGCCCACATCCCACTCCGCAACGCTGTGTTAGGCGCATCTCTCTGCCATGGCGACCGCCTCCATGGAGACGGGGAGCAGAGGCTGCGGTCCCCGGGGGGCGCCTGCATggttctccccacccaccctgcgTGCCTTTTTTGTTCTGATGCTTATCCGGGCTGGCCAGGCTCCCTGGACGCATCTCAGGTCCGTGAGGAAGAGCTTCCTCCGAGGCAGGGGCATGGGACGGAAGGGGAAGATGCCGAATCCTGGGGATCGCGAAGCGGGAAGGATATAACGTTCCTCGGGTCCTGGAGAGGACTGAGCGATGCTCGTAACGACTGCCAGTGCGGGCCAGGAAgccaaggaagagaggagagcgTCAGTTGCCCCACCTAGTCCTGAGCCCCACCTTATGAGGGCGTCGAGCCCAGGGGACGCCCCTTCCAAGTTGGGCGGAGACGGGAGGTGCAAACTCCGAGGCTGAAAGTGGACGCGGTCAAGGCCTGTTCAAggttcttcctctttctcttgcttttgtgCGATTCTGGCCCCTGGCCACACCGGGCTGCCTGGATGACTTCATCGCGAGAACTCGACGGGCCCTGGGGTGTGGGCTCTTAAGGCGCAGCCGCAGGCCTCCTGCAGGTGACACAGTGGTGCGTCGCCCGTCGGCGGTTCTCTAGGGCCCGCTTATTGGCCATAGGAGGCCTCGCCCCACCCCCCCAGTCGGCCAATAGGAGGAGTTGGGGGTGTGCCCTTGAGGCGGTAGGCGGCGGCGCGGGGCTCCCTCCTCGTGTTCGGCGTTTAGCCCCCGCTGCAGCTTCGACCGCCACCGCTGCCGCCTTCGCCGCCACCGCTGCCGCGGTCGTCCCTGCCTGGCTTGTCCTCGGGGTACTCCCCACACGGTGAGACTGCTCTCCCTTCTGCCACCTCCCGGTTCCGCCCAGATCGCGGAGATCCCCTCGTGGTGGAGCCGCTGTTCTAGGTAGTTGGTGCCTGGGACCCTATCGGGCTGGGGCTTGAGGCCTCCTCTGTCGGAGCTGGGCCATGGAGGGCTCCCTGGTACCTGAACTGGGGAGATGTCAGGCCCCAGCGCTGCAGTGACCGTTAGCTGGTGGAGCTGGAGTGTTTTCCGCGGGGCGCTGCAGGGGCACGTGTGACACAGTAAGGGCGGGGGCCTAACGGGGTCAGCGCCGTCAGCAACTCCCCCCTCCCACTGCTATTGTCACCacctcgctgtgtgaccttggacgagAGCCTCTCTGAACCTCGCGTGGCTCGGCACCCTCAGGGAGGAGGGCGGTGATGTCGGAGAGTACGAACTCCGGAGACTACTGCGTCAgaagaggtgagggtggggacgGCACAGGATTATCTCTGGGGAACAGAACTGCCGCCTCGCAGCCCGGAAGGGGTGCGATGGTGGGGCGTACAAACGCATCTGTCCCCTTACAAGATGAGGatgaggtggggatgggggcgcCACACCCACAGGGATGGAGGCGGGCGAGGATACAGGTTCCTATACTCTGGGCCCCTGGTGCTTCCGGGAGCTTGGCCACCACCTCCTCGTTGTTACAGCGCAGGGCGGTTCTGTTTAGGTTCTGGACCAGTGTTCCTGTTAGTGGGCAGTGACCCTGGTGGACTGAGAAGGGAGGCCTTGGGTTGCCTTTCCTCTTGAATCTTGGCTTGGGAAGTGCTGGTAGGGCATTTCTCTGCCCGGGGAGCTGAAGAAGGTCAAGAGCAGCTGTCGTCCCCTGGACCTGGCCTGGCCTCTACTTCTcggggcctgggtggggcagtggcctggaggccagagATGTCTAAGCACCCTATAGCTGGGGGCATGAGGGGGTATGGGGAGGAGGTGCTTTGGAGAGGAGGGCAGCACTTCTTGGGGAGACAAGAGGGTGTGGAATGTTGGGGGTCTCTTCCTCAGTTCACTCCTGCTCCACCTGTTTCTGAGAGAGAGAACACCAATATTTATCTTTACAACTTTGCcctgctggagggaggaggaaatggagtcACAGCCATACTGAATTGATGTAAAACTGTCACAACCA contains:
- the SPEF1 gene encoding LOW QUALITY PROTEIN: sperm flagellar protein 1 (The sequence of the model RefSeq protein was modified relative to this genomic sequence to represent the inferred CDS: deleted 1 base in 1 codon); its protein translation is MASSVDEEALHQLYLWVDNIPLSRPKRNLSRDFSDGVLVAEVIKFYFPKMVEMHNYVPANSLQQKLSNWSHLNRKVLNKLNFSVPEDVMRKIAQCAPGMVELVLIPLRQRLEERQRRRKQGASSLQELAPQDGTEYMDVGLSQKAGGEAALDPQGRGQLRVDHQPAPRPPGYSQALQGDPSFILQIAEKEQELLASQETVQVLQMKVKRLEHLLQLKNVRIEDLSRRLQQAERKQW